In a genomic window of Hippoglossus stenolepis isolate QCI-W04-F060 chromosome 17, HSTE1.2, whole genome shotgun sequence:
- the kiaa1522 gene encoding uncharacterized protein KIAA1522 homolog isoform X3 — MSRRRSTGDLVPKDVTEILAREARAQRGKRKPGSTLGQAFSWLKGSRRKKTVSNGLSRTVTGVTDAKLGLQNQDPAKAGPKGNEEQKRLAVHYKTSQHHQENVFIEGSRPQYLEDLHTEAQEGLKILQQEEHKNGGNFADDESISSADTLRPEQDISSKDGGGSSESRTTTGNTDTTVTSSVSTRPMLTRQALHRSSTFQPLVSVQLTNHDGQVTDSQSGVVIIPTFDGSNLAANKEGARVHLSELEASRDELLFRKHLQAMYQDEHPLNHQGSHLYHTSALRPKSLAVPHMTNSSSFCPSTMFSFLQEPQGPVMSISPQATYLSTIIPNAVLPASVEVIEIDRSISRTRCSSVLRGGSVCTVSKSSLASRESSVSPLLSRRSDGDGFQTDHSFNDSTQMPMLTSGSNWSMSQSSKTMISNSSPVSSKGSTRSDNFHRVCHNGQESRQQHSGGDQDHVSLCSSGSGISSINSKSESLVTVQGSESGVSGSVTAGEDAKNKRNFIRSLSVMKTKQPPAPPQRTNSLHSNKIKSSSRFLVESKDLNDSLSGEVETATENTVANDEMKSVSGASKVPTMLSNSTGSSSLDVSSSPVSPTQASSKEIEGPLEPQSESRSSSPQKAPSEIGKFERTMSPSSGYSSQSGTPTLSPKGISPTSPEKQKKPIKPERSMSRASSSAASPSSSLTSLSSGTSEPVHPDVSTSSQNIPPQGTSPTVTTNELAPNNNSSNLRVEFSELLNIPPPPKVKAPCPPPPETWVHNRRTFELLCGSHSSVSKDTHKPPKILESTVKQVGTQNKPREEMQVLVEKQTAIVKPVLELSESEAKPETLIATDPKDVHKEQEKGECPGAEIEGVEASADVQRQEQSSSTVVKNQETTPKKAPPPVMKKPSTILQREELLSTEQSVERQQEEMSRTTIEVNLAAEKLATSSQNGVTDIVEKSNAEIDRNEVPSMQTLSAEVPKVNKVSPPHTPPPPYHPTPPPSRKTPPSSVSTPPGELQRVQEETQAGESCWPPPPPPLEGDSVFEGGDEVDFPPPPPPFVTDVQDVMDSCVKKLDVLNESTLAAEEVGETNTDSSEGGTSVQGESSDLPVAVAQSAVEDSKPEVVVQLSESNSVDEISCKPVQDISSVSDSAPPPPVEAPPLPPITRAENTVSVSALVPSSTFLRRDSLKTEDQSSCGPPVSTQTPIIVPVAPPLPAENITHGVNFRRQPSVANRDTRSKELLSRHKGAPIPKEDANIPLVTPSLLQMVRLRSVNITEDHVNTSSEDKLTNQGAPVQESCPVSIPGHQNIPQKPIRKSLSLKSPTQTVKTPSGTLNSPSMRLQEAIRMKTAAMSSRDCLPSRLGVRSPTYSCVSEPGAVSVKSPEGNDINMSPASTASFIFSRSTKKVVIETTAATSSEAQASLKQSLAAELMQVSDQSRAATFSNGGVKCDKVPPPVAKKPAHGSISPSQHYPTSSGRIEYSVEGNGAIGGAQQTSGITPPETTTTRVTADTIETLF; from the exons ATGTCCCGGAGGAGGTCTACAGGTGACCTGGTACCCAAGGACGTCACTGAGATCTTAGCAAGGGAGGCGAGAGCTCAGCGTGGTAAGAGGAAGCCTGGAAGCACCCTGGGGCAGGCCTTCAGCTGGTTAAAGGGGAGTCGAAGGAAGAAGACCGTCAGCAATGGACTGAGTCGAACTGTTACTGGTGTGACAGATGCCAAACTGGGACTTCAGAATCAAGACCCTGCAAAAG CTGGCCCAAAAGGAAATGAAGAGCAGAAGAGGTTGGCTGTCCACTACAAGACGTCACAGCACCACCAGGAGAATGTTTTCATCGAGGGCAGCAGACCACAGTACCTGGAGGACCTGCACACTGAGGCTCAGGAGGGACTGAAGATATTACAGCAGGAAG aGCACAAAAATGGAGGGAACTTTGCTGACGATGAAAGCATTTCT TCCGCAGATACCCTCCGTCCAGAGCAGGATATCAGCTCCAAGGACGGAGGTGGCTCTTCGGAGTCAAGAACCACTACCGGGAATACTGATACCACAGTAACCTCTTCTGTGTCGACGAGGCCTATGCTCACCCGCCAAG CACTGCACAGAAGCTCCACCTTCCAGCCACTTGTTTCTGTTCAGCTCACAAATCATGATGGGCAGGTCACTGACAGCCAATCAGGTGTTGTTATCATTCCTACGTTTGATGGATCGAATCTGGCAGCAAATAAAGAAGGAGCGAGAGTTCACCTTTCGGAGTTGGAG GCATCCAGAGATGAACTGCTGTTTAGGAAGCACCTTCAGGCTATGTACCAGGATGAGCATCCCCTCAACCACCAGGGCTCCCATCTCTACCACACATCTGCTTTGAGACCCAAGTCCCTTGCAGTACCTCACATGACcaattcctcctccttctgtcctTCAACAATGTTCAGCTTCCTCCAAGAACCCCAG GGTCCAGTGATGTCCATATCTCCTCAGGCCACGTATTTGTCTACAATCATCCCTAATGCGGTCTTGCCAGCCTCGGTTGAGGTCATAGAGATAGACCGCAGCATCAGTCGGACCCGTTGCAGCAGTGTCCTCCGTGGTGGTAGCGTTTGCACTGTAAGCAAAAGCAGCCTCgcatccagagagtcatcagTCAGCCCTTTGTTATCCAGAAGATCAGATGGTGATGGTTTCCAGACTGACCATTCCTTCAACGACTCCACACAGATGCCCATGTTGACTTCAGGGTCAAACTGGAGCATGTCACAGTCTTCAAAGACCATGATTTCAAACTCCTCCCCTGTATCCTCTAAGGGGAGCACGCGCAGTGATAACTTCCATAGAGTGTGTCATAATGGACAGGAAAGCCGCCAACAGCACTCTGGTGGAGATCAAGACCATGTCAGTCTGTGTAGTTCAGGTAGCGGGATTAGCAGCATCAATAGTAAAAGTGAAAGTCTTGTTACAGTTCAAGGATCAGAGTCTGGCGTATCAGGTTCAGTTACTGCTGGGGAGGATGCAAAGAACAAGCGTAATTTCATTCGTAGTCTTTCAGTTATGAAAACCAAGCAACCCCCGGCACCTCCACAGAGAACAAACTCTCTCCATAGTAACAAGATCAAGAGCAGCTCCAGGTTTCTTGTGGAAAGTAAAGATCTTAATGACTCATTGTCCGGAGAGGTGGAAACTGCTACAGAAAACACTGTAGCAAATGATGAGATGAAATCGGTCTCTGGTGCCAGTAAGGTCCCCACCATGCTATCGAACTCAACTGGGTCCAGCTCTCTAGATGTTTCCTCCAGTCCTGTGAGCCCCACACAGGCCTCTTCCAAAGAGATTGAAGGGCCACTAGAGCCACAGTCAGAATCCAGGAGCTCCTCCCCACAGAAAGCTCCCTCAGAAATCGGGAAATTTGAACGGACCATGTCCCCTTCCAGTGGGTACTCCAGCCAGAGTGGAACTCCAACGCTTTCCCCTAAAGGTATCTCTCCAACCTCcccagaaaaacagaagaaacccATCAAACCAGAGAGATCAATGTCCCGGGCTTCATCCTCAGCAGCTTcgccttcctcctctctcacctctctaTCATCCGGTACATCTGAGCCAGTACATCCAGATGTATCCACAAGTAGCCAAAATATTCCTCCACAGGGAACTTCACCCACAGTTACAACAAATGAACTTGCACCAAATAACAATTCATCAAATTTGAGAGTAGAATTCAGTGAGCTGTTGAACATTCCACCACCTCCCAAAGTCAAAGCACcatgccctcctcctccagagacaTGGGTACACAACAGACGGACCTTTGAGCTCCTTTGTGGGTCCCACTCCAGTGTAAGCAAAGACACCCACAAACCCCCAAAGATACTAGAAAGCACAGTTAAACAGGTAGGAACCCAGAATAAACCCAGAGAGGAGATGCAAGTTTTAGTCGAAAAACAGACAGCTATAGTCAAACCTGTCTTGGAACTGTCAGAAAGTGAAGCAAAGCCTGAGACATTGATAGCAACAGATCCCAAAGATGTCCACAAGGAGCAAGAGAAGGGGGAATGTCCAGGTGCTGAAATAGAAGGGGTAGAAGCAAGTGCAGATGTTCAGAGACAAGAGCAGAGTAGTAGCACTGTAGTGAAGAATCAGGAGACAACTCCAAAGAAAGCTCCCCCTCCTGTGATGAAGAAACCCTCGACAATATTGCAAAGAGAGGAACTGCTGTCAACAGAGCAGTCGGTAGAGAGACAACAAGAGGAAATGAGTAGAACTACGATAGAAGTTAATTTGGCTGCTGAGAAACTTGCAACCTCCTCACAGAATGGGGTTACGGATATAGTTGAGAAGAGCAATGCTGAGATAGACAGAAATGAGGTCCCATCCATGCAGACACTTTCTGCAGAAGTCCCCAAAGTTAATAAGGTCTCACCACCACATACCCCTCCCCCACCATACCACCCCACACCGCCTCCCTCAAGAAAAACCCCACCCTCATCAGTGTCTACGCCACCAGGCGAATTACAGAGGGTACAGGAGGAGACCCAAGCTGGTGAGTCTTGCTGgccgcctcctccacctcctttgGAAGGGGACTCAGTCTTCGAAGGAGGAGATGAGGTAGATTTtcctcctccgccgccaccATTTGTAACAGATGTGCAAGATGTGATGGACAGTTGTGTCAAAAAGCTGGACGTCCTTAATGAGTCTACCTTGGCTGCAGAGGAAGTtggagagacaaacacagattcaAGCGAAGGTGGGACATCAGTACAGGGAGAAAGTTCTGATTTGCCTGTTGCTGTTGCACAATCAGCAGTAGAAGACAGCAAACCAGAGGTTGTTGTGCAACTTTCAGAATCTAACAGTGTTGATGAGATTTCTTGCAAACCAGTGCAGGACATTTCATCTGTTTCAGATAGTGCCCCACCTCCACCAGTGGAGGCACCTCCTTTACCACCAATTACAAGAGCAGAGAACACTGTATCAGTCTCAGCTTTAGTTCCTTCCAGCACTTTCCTGAGGCGAGACTCTCTTAAAACTGAAGATCAGTCTTCCTGTGGGCCGCCCGTCAGTACCCAAACTCCAATTATAGTCCCAGTAGCCCCTCCTCTACCAGCAGAGAATATAACCCATGGAGTTAATTTCAGGAGGCAGCCCAGTGTAGCAAACCGGGACACCAGGAGCAAGGAGTTACTTTCCCGCCACAAAGGTGCTCCCATTCCTAAAGAGGATGCAAATATACCACTTGTCACCCCCTCCCTGCTTCAGATGGTTCGCCTCAGATCAGTCAACATTACTGAAGATCACGTAAACACTTCGTCTGAggacaaactaacaaaccagGGAGCTCCAGTTCAGGAGAGTTGCCCAGTCTCAATCCCAGGACATCAAAATATTCCACAAAAGCCCATCCGCAAGTCTCTGTCTCTAAAATCTCCAACTCAGACAGTAAAAACTCCCTCTGGGACATTAAACAGCCCTTCCATGCGCTTACAGGAAGCCATACGAATGAAAACTGCAGCAATGTCGTCAAGAGATTGTCTTCCATCCAGACTGGGTGTGAGATCACCGACATACAGCTGTGTGAGTGAACCAGGAGCTGTGTCTGTCAAATCACCTGAAGGAAATGACATAAACATGTCCCCAGCCTCTACAGCCAGCTTCATCTTCTCCAGGAGCACAAAAAAGGTCGTCATAGAGACTACAGCTGCCACCTCGTCTGAAGCTCAGGCAAGTCTGAAGCAAAGCTTAGCGGCCGAGCTCATGCAGGTGTCTGACCAATCAAGAGCTGCCACTTTCTCCAATGGTGGGGTGAAGTGTGACAAAGTCCCTCCACCGGTCGCAAAGAAGCCAGCGCATGGCAGCATCAGTCCTTCACAGCATTATCCCACCTCTTCAGGAAGGATAGAGTACAGTGTCGAAGGAAATGGAGCAATTGGAGGAGCACAACAGACTAGCGGAATAACACCCCCTGAGACAACAA CTACAAGAGTGACGGCAGACACAATTGAGACACTGTTTTGA
- the kiaa1522 gene encoding uncharacterized protein KIAA1522 homolog isoform X1 has protein sequence MSRRRSTGDLVPKDVTEILAREARAQRGKRKPGSTLGQAFSWLKGSRRKKTVSNGLSRTVTGVTDAKLGLQNQDPAKAGPKGNEEQKRLAVHYKTSQHHQENVFIEGSRPQYLEDLHTEAQEGLKILQQEEHKNGGNFADDESISSADTLRPEQDISSKDGGGSSESRTTTGNTDTTVTSSVSTRPMLTRQGSTFKPLNPVKRLDKSRKRSRRTTIMGIPNQVQKELALHRSSTFQPLVSVQLTNHDGQVTDSQSGVVIIPTFDGSNLAANKEGARVHLSELEASRDELLFRKHLQAMYQDEHPLNHQGSHLYHTSALRPKSLAVPHMTNSSSFCPSTMFSFLQEPQGPVMSISPQATYLSTIIPNAVLPASVEVIEIDRSISRTRCSSVLRGGSVCTVSKSSLASRESSVSPLLSRRSDGDGFQTDHSFNDSTQMPMLTSGSNWSMSQSSKTMISNSSPVSSKGSTRSDNFHRVCHNGQESRQQHSGGDQDHVSLCSSGSGISSINSKSESLVTVQGSESGVSGSVTAGEDAKNKRNFIRSLSVMKTKQPPAPPQRTNSLHSNKIKSSSRFLVESKDLNDSLSGEVETATENTVANDEMKSVSGASKVPTMLSNSTGSSSLDVSSSPVSPTQASSKEIEGPLEPQSESRSSSPQKAPSEIGKFERTMSPSSGYSSQSGTPTLSPKGISPTSPEKQKKPIKPERSMSRASSSAASPSSSLTSLSSGTSEPVHPDVSTSSQNIPPQGTSPTVTTNELAPNNNSSNLRVEFSELLNIPPPPKVKAPCPPPPETWVHNRRTFELLCGSHSSVSKDTHKPPKILESTVKQVGTQNKPREEMQVLVEKQTAIVKPVLELSESEAKPETLIATDPKDVHKEQEKGECPGAEIEGVEASADVQRQEQSSSTVVKNQETTPKKAPPPVMKKPSTILQREELLSTEQSVERQQEEMSRTTIEVNLAAEKLATSSQNGVTDIVEKSNAEIDRNEVPSMQTLSAEVPKVNKVSPPHTPPPPYHPTPPPSRKTPPSSVSTPPGELQRVQEETQAGESCWPPPPPPLEGDSVFEGGDEVDFPPPPPPFVTDVQDVMDSCVKKLDVLNESTLAAEEVGETNTDSSEGGTSVQGESSDLPVAVAQSAVEDSKPEVVVQLSESNSVDEISCKPVQDISSVSDSAPPPPVEAPPLPPITRAENTVSVSALVPSSTFLRRDSLKTEDQSSCGPPVSTQTPIIVPVAPPLPAENITHGVNFRRQPSVANRDTRSKELLSRHKGAPIPKEDANIPLVTPSLLQMVRLRSVNITEDHVNTSSEDKLTNQGAPVQESCPVSIPGHQNIPQKPIRKSLSLKSPTQTVKTPSGTLNSPSMRLQEAIRMKTAAMSSRDCLPSRLGVRSPTYSCVSEPGAVSVKSPEGNDINMSPASTASFIFSRSTKKVVIETTAATSSEAQASLKQSLAAELMQVSDQSRAATFSNGGVKCDKVPPPVAKKPAHGSISPSQHYPTSSGRIEYSVEGNGAIGGAQQTSGITPPETTTTRVTADTIETLF, from the exons ATGTCCCGGAGGAGGTCTACAGGTGACCTGGTACCCAAGGACGTCACTGAGATCTTAGCAAGGGAGGCGAGAGCTCAGCGTGGTAAGAGGAAGCCTGGAAGCACCCTGGGGCAGGCCTTCAGCTGGTTAAAGGGGAGTCGAAGGAAGAAGACCGTCAGCAATGGACTGAGTCGAACTGTTACTGGTGTGACAGATGCCAAACTGGGACTTCAGAATCAAGACCCTGCAAAAG CTGGCCCAAAAGGAAATGAAGAGCAGAAGAGGTTGGCTGTCCACTACAAGACGTCACAGCACCACCAGGAGAATGTTTTCATCGAGGGCAGCAGACCACAGTACCTGGAGGACCTGCACACTGAGGCTCAGGAGGGACTGAAGATATTACAGCAGGAAG aGCACAAAAATGGAGGGAACTTTGCTGACGATGAAAGCATTTCT TCCGCAGATACCCTCCGTCCAGAGCAGGATATCAGCTCCAAGGACGGAGGTGGCTCTTCGGAGTCAAGAACCACTACCGGGAATACTGATACCACAGTAACCTCTTCTGTGTCGACGAGGCCTATGCTCACCCGCCAAG GTTCTACCTTTAAGCCCCTGAATCCAGTGAAAAGATTAGAtaagagcaggaagagaagcaggaggaccACCATCATGGGTATTCCCAACCAGGTCCAGAAAGAGCTTG CACTGCACAGAAGCTCCACCTTCCAGCCACTTGTTTCTGTTCAGCTCACAAATCATGATGGGCAGGTCACTGACAGCCAATCAGGTGTTGTTATCATTCCTACGTTTGATGGATCGAATCTGGCAGCAAATAAAGAAGGAGCGAGAGTTCACCTTTCGGAGTTGGAG GCATCCAGAGATGAACTGCTGTTTAGGAAGCACCTTCAGGCTATGTACCAGGATGAGCATCCCCTCAACCACCAGGGCTCCCATCTCTACCACACATCTGCTTTGAGACCCAAGTCCCTTGCAGTACCTCACATGACcaattcctcctccttctgtcctTCAACAATGTTCAGCTTCCTCCAAGAACCCCAG GGTCCAGTGATGTCCATATCTCCTCAGGCCACGTATTTGTCTACAATCATCCCTAATGCGGTCTTGCCAGCCTCGGTTGAGGTCATAGAGATAGACCGCAGCATCAGTCGGACCCGTTGCAGCAGTGTCCTCCGTGGTGGTAGCGTTTGCACTGTAAGCAAAAGCAGCCTCgcatccagagagtcatcagTCAGCCCTTTGTTATCCAGAAGATCAGATGGTGATGGTTTCCAGACTGACCATTCCTTCAACGACTCCACACAGATGCCCATGTTGACTTCAGGGTCAAACTGGAGCATGTCACAGTCTTCAAAGACCATGATTTCAAACTCCTCCCCTGTATCCTCTAAGGGGAGCACGCGCAGTGATAACTTCCATAGAGTGTGTCATAATGGACAGGAAAGCCGCCAACAGCACTCTGGTGGAGATCAAGACCATGTCAGTCTGTGTAGTTCAGGTAGCGGGATTAGCAGCATCAATAGTAAAAGTGAAAGTCTTGTTACAGTTCAAGGATCAGAGTCTGGCGTATCAGGTTCAGTTACTGCTGGGGAGGATGCAAAGAACAAGCGTAATTTCATTCGTAGTCTTTCAGTTATGAAAACCAAGCAACCCCCGGCACCTCCACAGAGAACAAACTCTCTCCATAGTAACAAGATCAAGAGCAGCTCCAGGTTTCTTGTGGAAAGTAAAGATCTTAATGACTCATTGTCCGGAGAGGTGGAAACTGCTACAGAAAACACTGTAGCAAATGATGAGATGAAATCGGTCTCTGGTGCCAGTAAGGTCCCCACCATGCTATCGAACTCAACTGGGTCCAGCTCTCTAGATGTTTCCTCCAGTCCTGTGAGCCCCACACAGGCCTCTTCCAAAGAGATTGAAGGGCCACTAGAGCCACAGTCAGAATCCAGGAGCTCCTCCCCACAGAAAGCTCCCTCAGAAATCGGGAAATTTGAACGGACCATGTCCCCTTCCAGTGGGTACTCCAGCCAGAGTGGAACTCCAACGCTTTCCCCTAAAGGTATCTCTCCAACCTCcccagaaaaacagaagaaacccATCAAACCAGAGAGATCAATGTCCCGGGCTTCATCCTCAGCAGCTTcgccttcctcctctctcacctctctaTCATCCGGTACATCTGAGCCAGTACATCCAGATGTATCCACAAGTAGCCAAAATATTCCTCCACAGGGAACTTCACCCACAGTTACAACAAATGAACTTGCACCAAATAACAATTCATCAAATTTGAGAGTAGAATTCAGTGAGCTGTTGAACATTCCACCACCTCCCAAAGTCAAAGCACcatgccctcctcctccagagacaTGGGTACACAACAGACGGACCTTTGAGCTCCTTTGTGGGTCCCACTCCAGTGTAAGCAAAGACACCCACAAACCCCCAAAGATACTAGAAAGCACAGTTAAACAGGTAGGAACCCAGAATAAACCCAGAGAGGAGATGCAAGTTTTAGTCGAAAAACAGACAGCTATAGTCAAACCTGTCTTGGAACTGTCAGAAAGTGAAGCAAAGCCTGAGACATTGATAGCAACAGATCCCAAAGATGTCCACAAGGAGCAAGAGAAGGGGGAATGTCCAGGTGCTGAAATAGAAGGGGTAGAAGCAAGTGCAGATGTTCAGAGACAAGAGCAGAGTAGTAGCACTGTAGTGAAGAATCAGGAGACAACTCCAAAGAAAGCTCCCCCTCCTGTGATGAAGAAACCCTCGACAATATTGCAAAGAGAGGAACTGCTGTCAACAGAGCAGTCGGTAGAGAGACAACAAGAGGAAATGAGTAGAACTACGATAGAAGTTAATTTGGCTGCTGAGAAACTTGCAACCTCCTCACAGAATGGGGTTACGGATATAGTTGAGAAGAGCAATGCTGAGATAGACAGAAATGAGGTCCCATCCATGCAGACACTTTCTGCAGAAGTCCCCAAAGTTAATAAGGTCTCACCACCACATACCCCTCCCCCACCATACCACCCCACACCGCCTCCCTCAAGAAAAACCCCACCCTCATCAGTGTCTACGCCACCAGGCGAATTACAGAGGGTACAGGAGGAGACCCAAGCTGGTGAGTCTTGCTGgccgcctcctccacctcctttgGAAGGGGACTCAGTCTTCGAAGGAGGAGATGAGGTAGATTTtcctcctccgccgccaccATTTGTAACAGATGTGCAAGATGTGATGGACAGTTGTGTCAAAAAGCTGGACGTCCTTAATGAGTCTACCTTGGCTGCAGAGGAAGTtggagagacaaacacagattcaAGCGAAGGTGGGACATCAGTACAGGGAGAAAGTTCTGATTTGCCTGTTGCTGTTGCACAATCAGCAGTAGAAGACAGCAAACCAGAGGTTGTTGTGCAACTTTCAGAATCTAACAGTGTTGATGAGATTTCTTGCAAACCAGTGCAGGACATTTCATCTGTTTCAGATAGTGCCCCACCTCCACCAGTGGAGGCACCTCCTTTACCACCAATTACAAGAGCAGAGAACACTGTATCAGTCTCAGCTTTAGTTCCTTCCAGCACTTTCCTGAGGCGAGACTCTCTTAAAACTGAAGATCAGTCTTCCTGTGGGCCGCCCGTCAGTACCCAAACTCCAATTATAGTCCCAGTAGCCCCTCCTCTACCAGCAGAGAATATAACCCATGGAGTTAATTTCAGGAGGCAGCCCAGTGTAGCAAACCGGGACACCAGGAGCAAGGAGTTACTTTCCCGCCACAAAGGTGCTCCCATTCCTAAAGAGGATGCAAATATACCACTTGTCACCCCCTCCCTGCTTCAGATGGTTCGCCTCAGATCAGTCAACATTACTGAAGATCACGTAAACACTTCGTCTGAggacaaactaacaaaccagGGAGCTCCAGTTCAGGAGAGTTGCCCAGTCTCAATCCCAGGACATCAAAATATTCCACAAAAGCCCATCCGCAAGTCTCTGTCTCTAAAATCTCCAACTCAGACAGTAAAAACTCCCTCTGGGACATTAAACAGCCCTTCCATGCGCTTACAGGAAGCCATACGAATGAAAACTGCAGCAATGTCGTCAAGAGATTGTCTTCCATCCAGACTGGGTGTGAGATCACCGACATACAGCTGTGTGAGTGAACCAGGAGCTGTGTCTGTCAAATCACCTGAAGGAAATGACATAAACATGTCCCCAGCCTCTACAGCCAGCTTCATCTTCTCCAGGAGCACAAAAAAGGTCGTCATAGAGACTACAGCTGCCACCTCGTCTGAAGCTCAGGCAAGTCTGAAGCAAAGCTTAGCGGCCGAGCTCATGCAGGTGTCTGACCAATCAAGAGCTGCCACTTTCTCCAATGGTGGGGTGAAGTGTGACAAAGTCCCTCCACCGGTCGCAAAGAAGCCAGCGCATGGCAGCATCAGTCCTTCACAGCATTATCCCACCTCTTCAGGAAGGATAGAGTACAGTGTCGAAGGAAATGGAGCAATTGGAGGAGCACAACAGACTAGCGGAATAACACCCCCTGAGACAACAA CTACAAGAGTGACGGCAGACACAATTGAGACACTGTTTTGA